The following proteins are encoded in a genomic region of Roseinatronobacter sp. S2:
- a CDS encoding EAL domain-containing protein yields the protein MPNQLSGRPYNEDAAHASPFAAAAEQTRQDAIRLVEHALRDRRAMLAFQPVVQARMPRRAAFYEGLIRIMDPTGRIIPAGDFMGAVETMELGRKIDCLALEMGLNTLAAEPGIRLSINMSARSIGYPDWLATLERGLRQDPTIGERLILEITESSAIVMPDLVTVFMQDMQERGICFALDDFGAGYTAFRYLKDFYFDIIKIDGEFIRGISESPDNQILTQALVSIARHFDMFTVAESVETPEDARILIDMGVDCLQGYLFGAPDTHAPWKVSHLQGEKMTG from the coding sequence ATGCCAAATCAACTTTCCGGCCGGCCCTATAATGAAGACGCGGCGCATGCGTCCCCCTTCGCGGCGGCGGCAGAACAGACACGGCAGGACGCCATCCGTCTGGTTGAACATGCATTGCGGGACCGGCGTGCCATGCTGGCATTCCAACCCGTGGTGCAGGCCCGGATGCCACGCCGCGCGGCATTTTATGAAGGGCTTATCCGCATCATGGACCCGACCGGCAGAATCATTCCTGCGGGTGATTTCATGGGCGCTGTCGAAACCATGGAACTGGGCCGCAAGATTGACTGTCTGGCACTGGAAATGGGGCTGAACACACTGGCAGCGGAACCGGGCATCCGGCTGTCCATCAACATGTCTGCGCGGTCCATCGGATACCCGGACTGGCTGGCCACGCTGGAACGCGGGCTGCGTCAGGACCCCACGATCGGCGAACGGCTGATCCTTGAAATCACGGAATCATCGGCCATCGTCATGCCCGACCTTGTCACTGTTTTCATGCAGGACATGCAGGAACGCGGCATTTGTTTCGCGCTGGATGATTTCGGGGCGGGCTACACGGCATTCCGCTATCTGAAGGACTTCTATTTCGACATCATCAAGATTGACGGCGAATTCATTCGCGGCATCAGCGAAAGCCCGGACAACCAGATACTGACGCAAGCGCTGGTGTCGATTGCACGCCATTTTGACATGTTCACCGTCGCGGAATCCGTCGAAACGCCCGAGGATGCACGCATTCTGATCGATATGGGTGTCGACTGCCTGCAAGGGTATCTGTTCGGCGCGCCCGACACACACGCCCCATGGAAAGTGTCGCATCTTCAGGGTGAGAAGATGACCGGGTGA
- the lysA gene encoding diaminopimelate decarboxylase: MDHFLYRNGVLHAEDVPLTRIAADVGTPFYCYSTATLTRHFRLFQDALSGMEHLVCFAIKSLSNQAILQTLAELGAGMDVVSGGEYRRALAAGVPGARIVFSGVGKTRAEMEYALAHGIRQFNVESAEELRVLSAVASAMGAVAPITLRVNPDVDAKTHEKIATGRKEDKFGVPIAQARAIYAEAATLPGIEIVGVDVHIGSQLTDLAPFEAAFTKIADLTRELRADGHTIRRLDLGGGLGIPYTRSNETPPLPLEYGAMIKRVLGDLDVEIEIEPGRLIAGNAGILVASVIYLKQGEGRDFLILDAAMNDLIRPAMYGAHHDIVPVRESLAGVEQHPVDIVGPVCESGDTFAKTRNMPPLAPDDLVAFRSAGAYGAVMSSEYNTRPLIPEVLVKDDQYAVIRPRPSFDEIINRDTLPEWMTQKP, from the coding sequence ATGGACCATTTTCTATATCGCAACGGTGTCCTGCACGCCGAAGATGTGCCCCTGACCCGCATCGCAGCCGATGTGGGCACGCCGTTTTATTGTTATTCCACGGCAACACTGACCCGCCATTTCCGCCTGTTTCAGGATGCACTCTCGGGGATGGAGCATCTGGTGTGCTTTGCCATCAAATCCCTGTCCAATCAGGCCATTTTGCAGACATTGGCGGAACTGGGCGCAGGTATGGATGTGGTGTCGGGGGGCGAATACCGCCGCGCATTGGCCGCAGGCGTGCCGGGGGCGCGGATCGTGTTTTCCGGCGTGGGCAAGACGCGCGCGGAAATGGAATATGCGCTGGCCCATGGTATCCGGCAGTTCAACGTCGAATCGGCGGAAGAACTGCGCGTCCTGTCCGCGGTTGCGTCGGCGATGGGGGCGGTTGCCCCGATCACCCTGCGCGTGAACCCCGATGTGGACGCCAAAACGCATGAAAAAATCGCCACAGGCCGCAAGGAAGACAAATTCGGCGTCCCCATCGCGCAGGCCCGCGCCATTTATGCCGAGGCCGCAACCCTGCCGGGTATCGAAATTGTCGGCGTCGATGTGCATATCGGCAGCCAGTTGACCGACCTTGCGCCTTTTGAAGCGGCATTTACAAAAATTGCCGATCTGACACGCGAATTGCGCGCCGATGGCCACACCATCCGCAGGCTGGATCTGGGCGGGGGGCTTGGCATTCCCTATACGCGGTCCAATGAAACCCCGCCCTTGCCGCTGGAATATGGCGCGATGATCAAGCGCGTGCTGGGCGATCTGGATGTCGAAATTGAAATTGAACCGGGCCGCCTGATTGCGGGCAATGCCGGTATTCTTGTGGCGTCGGTCATTTACCTGAAACAGGGCGAGGGGCGCGATTTCCTGATCCTTGATGCCGCCATGAATGACCTGATCCGCCCCGCCATGTATGGCGCGCATCATGACATCGTTCCGGTGCGAGAATCGCTTGCCGGGGTCGAGCAGCACCCCGTCGATATTGTCGGCCCCGTGTGCGAATCGGGCGATACTTTCGCCAAGACGCGCAACATGCCGCCGCTGGCCCCCGATGATCTGGTCGCGTTCCGGTCGGCGGGCGCTTACGGCGCTGTCATGTCGTCAGAATACAACACCCGCCCCCTGATCCCCGAAGTTCTGGTGAAAGATGATCAATATGCTGTCATCCGCCCCCGCCCAAGCTTTGACGAAATCATCAACCGCGATACATTACCTGAATGGATGACACAAAAGCCATGA
- the meaB gene encoding methylmalonyl Co-A mutase-associated GTPase MeaB, which produces MDIASLADAVQRGERRAIARAITLVESTRAEHRVQATDLLETLARTGRESIRIGLSGTPGVGKSTFIESFGLMLVEQGLRVAVLAVDPSSKRTGGSILGDKTRMEQLSRSPHAFIRPSPSRSHLGGVARRTREAVALCEAAGYDVVLIETVGVGQSETVVAELSDVFLLLLAPAGGDELQGVKRGIMEAADIILVNKADGDLKPAAMRTCADYAGALRLLRRRPQDPDGFPKAMTVSALNVAGLDQAWSEICNLVEWRQAQGHWQARRIAQARHWFEEEVRQTLLARLDGPNARSLMQALSRQVAEGQITASRAAEDLFDRIWPEMGGTNPSESLDAATDTP; this is translated from the coding sequence ATGGATATCGCAAGCTTGGCAGATGCGGTGCAGCGGGGCGAACGCAGGGCCATCGCACGCGCGATCACGCTTGTTGAAAGCACCCGCGCCGAACATCGGGTGCAGGCCACAGATTTGCTGGAAACACTGGCCCGCACTGGCCGCGAATCCATCCGTATCGGCCTTTCGGGCACGCCCGGGGTGGGCAAATCCACTTTCATCGAAAGTTTTGGCCTGATGCTGGTCGAACAGGGCTTGCGGGTGGCCGTGCTGGCGGTTGATCCGTCCAGCAAGCGCACAGGCGGGTCCATTCTGGGCGACAAAACACGGATGGAGCAGTTATCGCGCAGCCCCCACGCCTTTATCCGCCCAAGCCCCAGCCGGTCGCATCTGGGCGGTGTGGCGCGGCGCACGCGCGAAGCCGTGGCCCTGTGCGAGGCAGCAGGCTATGACGTGGTGCTGATTGAAACCGTGGGCGTCGGCCAGTCGGAAACAGTGGTTGCGGAATTGTCGGATGTATTCTTGTTGCTGCTGGCGCCCGCAGGCGGCGACGAATTGCAAGGCGTCAAGCGCGGCATCATGGAAGCGGCGGATATCATTCTGGTGAACAAGGCAGATGGCGACCTGAAACCGGCGGCCATGCGAACCTGCGCGGATTATGCAGGGGCCTTGCGCCTGTTGCGCCGCAGACCGCAAGACCCTGACGGCTTTCCCAAGGCCATGACCGTTTCGGCGCTGAACGTGGCCGGGCTTGATCAGGCGTGGTCCGAAATCTGCAATCTGGTTGAATGGCGGCAGGCGCAGGGGCATTGGCAGGCCCGCCGTATCGCGCAAGCCCGCCACTGGTTCGAAGAAGAAGTCCGCCAGACACTGCTGGCGCGTCTGGATGGGCCGAATGCGCGCAGCCTGATGCAGGCGCTTTCCAGACAGGTGGCCGAAGGGCAGATCACCGCAAGCCGTGCTGCGGAAGATCTGTTCGACCGCATCTGGCCGGAAATGGGCGGGACAAATCCATCGGAATCGCTTGACGCCGCCACCGATACCCCCTAA
- the rpmB gene encoding 50S ribosomal protein L28, with amino-acid sequence MSRRCELTGKGPMSGNNVSHANNKTRRRFLPNLQDVSLQSEVLGRSFKLRVSSAALRSVDHRGGLDAYLARAKDEELSSNAQKIKRDVAKAQTAA; translated from the coding sequence ATGTCGCGCCGCTGCGAATTGACCGGAAAAGGCCCGATGTCGGGCAACAACGTAAGCCACGCCAACAACAAGACCCGTCGTCGCTTTCTGCCGAACCTGCAAGATGTGTCGCTTCAGTCTGAAGTGTTGGGCCGCAGCTTCAAACTGCGCGTTTCTTCGGCAGCGCTGCGTTCGGTAGACCATCGCGGTGGTCTGGATGCGTATCTTGCACGCGCCAAAGACGAAGAACTGTCTTCGAACGCTCAGAAAATCAAGCGCGACGTTGCAAAAGCGCAAACCGCAGCCTGA
- the hrpB gene encoding ATP-dependent helicase HrpB yields the protein MRLPIEDILPELTSTLAIAGRLVLQAPPGAGKTTRVPLALLDQVKGRIVMLEPRRLAARAAAEQMAHLLGERVGAQVGYRIRGESVTGPTTRIEVVTEGILTRMLQNDPELAGVGAVIFDEFHERSVNADLGLALVWEMREALRPDLLLIVMSATLDAAPVAAMLDDAPVLTAQGRTYPVETRWLDRPLGRAVRFERAAADLILDALRTQTGSVLAFLPGEGEIRRVAAALAPDLPADTDLHPLYGALPFSQQRAALQPAKAGRKLVLATAIAETSLTIEGVRVVVDCGLARRARFDPGSGMSRLITERVTRAEAEQRRGRAGRMEPGVCFRMWARAEEGALQAFAPPEIERADLAALALDLALWGSDAGLRFLTPPPPAALAEARAVLADLGALDEAGRITAHGRDMARLPLHPRLAHMLLCAGRDAASLAALLSERDILQSAPADLALRLEAYLDPRKFASARPYAIHHAALARVRDEARRLARLVPTANAVHSSAEMVALAYPDRIGLRRKGDAPRYVLAGGKGAVLDAGDGLAQTRLLVVTDTDGNPREARIRQAITLSEGSLRQLFADRIVWRQVCDWSRREQRISAREQEHFGALVLADRRWQNAPPDAMVGAACMGVRDIGLPLSDGERRFIARVDLLRAQGINLPDMSEDALLAGLEDWLGPSLMHCRTADDLRAVDVLPALRAMLDWGQMQQLDTLAPAHFLTPLGNKVAIDYSGDAPEIAVRLQEMFGVADHPAIGPKRAPLRVVLLSPARRPVQVTMDLPGFWANSYADVRKDMRGQYPRHPWPEDPLAASPTLRARPRRQS from the coding sequence ATGCGATTGCCCATCGAAGATATCCTGCCCGAATTGACATCGACCCTTGCGATAGCGGGGCGGCTTGTGCTGCAAGCCCCGCCGGGCGCAGGCAAGACAACGCGCGTTCCGCTTGCGCTGCTTGATCAGGTCAAGGGCAGGATTGTCATGCTGGAGCCGCGCCGTCTGGCCGCCCGTGCCGCGGCAGAGCAAATGGCGCATCTTCTGGGCGAACGTGTGGGCGCGCAAGTGGGCTACCGTATCCGCGGCGAATCCGTCACAGGCCCCACCACCAGAATAGAGGTGGTCACCGAAGGCATTCTGACCCGCATGCTGCAAAATGACCCCGAACTTGCAGGCGTGGGCGCCGTGATTTTCGATGAATTTCATGAACGTTCGGTCAATGCCGATCTGGGGCTGGCGCTGGTTTGGGAAATGCGAGAGGCGCTGCGCCCTGATTTGTTGCTTATCGTTATGTCCGCCACACTCGATGCCGCCCCTGTGGCGGCCATGCTGGACGATGCGCCGGTTCTGACGGCGCAAGGGCGCACCTACCCAGTGGAGACCCGATGGCTGGACCGTCCCTTGGGCCGCGCTGTGCGATTTGAACGCGCCGCCGCTGATCTGATCCTTGATGCCTTGCGCACGCAAACCGGATCGGTGCTGGCATTCCTGCCGGGCGAAGGGGAAATCAGGCGCGTCGCGGCGGCCCTTGCCCCCGACCTGCCAGCGGACACGGATTTGCACCCGCTTTATGGCGCATTGCCGTTTTCGCAGCAACGCGCAGCACTGCAACCCGCGAAAGCCGGGCGCAAACTGGTGCTGGCCACCGCAATCGCCGAAACATCGCTGACCATCGAAGGGGTGCGCGTGGTGGTCGATTGCGGGCTGGCGCGGCGCGCGCGGTTTGATCCGGGCAGTGGCATGTCGCGGCTGATCACCGAACGCGTCACCCGCGCCGAGGCCGAGCAGCGCCGTGGCCGCGCGGGGCGAATGGAGCCGGGCGTGTGTTTTCGCATGTGGGCGCGGGCCGAGGAAGGGGCGTTGCAGGCCTTCGCGCCGCCCGAAATTGAACGCGCGGATCTGGCGGCACTGGCGCTTGATCTGGCGCTTTGGGGCAGTGATGCGGGGTTGCGGTTTCTGACGCCACCGCCGCCCGCCGCACTGGCCGAAGCCCGCGCAGTGTTGGCCGATCTTGGCGCGCTGGACGAGGCGGGCCGGATCACTGCACATGGGCGCGACATGGCGCGATTGCCCCTGCATCCGCGACTGGCGCATATGCTGCTATGCGCGGGGCGCGACGCCGCGTCGCTGGCGGCGCTGTTGTCCGAACGCGACATCCTGCAATCGGCCCCCGCAGATCTGGCCCTGCGGCTGGAGGCTTACCTGGACCCGCGCAAGTTCGCCAGCGCGCGCCCCTATGCCATCCATCACGCGGCCCTTGCGCGCGTCAGGGACGAAGCCCGCCGGCTGGCACGGCTGGTCCCCACGGCCAACGCAGTGCACAGCAGCGCGGAAATGGTCGCGCTGGCCTATCCCGACCGCATCGGATTGCGGCGCAAGGGGGACGCGCCGCGCTATGTGCTTGCGGGGGGCAAGGGGGCCGTGCTGGACGCGGGCGACGGACTGGCACAAACGCGGCTGCTTGTCGTAACCGACACCGATGGCAACCCAAGAGAGGCGCGCATCAGGCAGGCAATCACCCTGTCAGAGGGCAGCCTGCGCCAGCTTTTTGCCGACCGCATTGTCTGGCGGCAGGTCTGCGACTGGTCCCGCCGCGAGCAACGGATCAGCGCGCGCGAGCAGGAGCATTTTGGTGCGCTGGTGCTTGCCGACCGCCGTTGGCAAAACGCCCCCCCTGATGCCATGGTTGGCGCGGCCTGCATGGGGGTGCGCGATATCGGCCTGCCCCTGTCCGACGGAGAGAGGCGGTTCATCGCCCGCGTGGATTTGCTGCGCGCCCAAGGGATAAACCTGCCCGATATGTCCGAAGACGCCTTGCTGGCAGGGTTGGAAGACTGGCTTGGACCGTCCCTGATGCATTGCCGCACTGCCGATGATTTGCGCGCGGTCGATGTGCTGCCTGCCTTGCGGGCGATGCTGGACTGGGGGCAGATGCAGCAACTGGACACATTGGCGCCCGCGCATTTCCTCACGCCGCTGGGCAATAAGGTCGCCATTGATTATAGTGGCGACGCGCCGGAAATTGCAGTGCGCTTGCAGGAAATGTTCGGGGTTGCGGACCATCCCGCAATCGGGCCCAAACGCGCGCCATTGCGGGTGGTGTTGCTGTCACCGGCGCGCAGGCCCGTGCAGGTGACCATGGATTTGCCGGGCTTTTGGGCCAACAGCTACGCAGATGTGCGCAAGGATATGCGCGGGCAATACCCCAGACACCCCTGGCCAGAAGACCCGCTTGCCGCCAGCCCGACCTTGCGCGCCCGCCCGCGCCGCCAAAGCTGA
- a CDS encoding DUF4175 domain-containing protein: MFHRKKSDAPPALNRALRGTLAGMWVERLVRAFWPFSSLLLLAAAALGFGAQDHLPLLWANIAAIMLLVALLGALLVGAWRLRVPFPADAARRLDQALPGRPLSALSDQQAIGAQDAASTRVWAVHMARMQARLAHVDAVRADLRLSRFDRFGLRYIALTAFAVSLLFGAPTRVGEISELAQIPGRAEAVALGPSWEAWVQPPAYTGRPSLYLNEVDRARLELPQGSRVTVRFYGQQGIMSVHESLSDRQDPDTTDMAQDFEIDSSGRLSIRGPGGRDWEVAALADQPPTVALDGAAQRERGGLMRQDFTAADDYGVVEGRVHIDLDLANVSRDFGLAVPPEPRAALSVALPLPVSGSRTEFSDAFIEDFSQHPWANMPVTVALQVEDARGQQGHSQTMEMTLPGRRFFDPMAAAIIELRRDLLWSGENATRAGQLMRAIGHHPQDAFRGVEARIRFTETRDLLLASLDDGGLDGATRDDLAQRMWDLAVLLEEGELADARERLQRAQERLDEAVRSGADPSEVAELMDELREAMRDYMRQLAEQPRERGEAPPDGESMEITQDQIQQLLDRIQELMEEGRMDEAAQLLAQLQALLENLQMAEGQGGEGMPGNEAMEGLGDALRDQQDLADDTFNDLQDQFRNGDDDLAPDGAPSTDELAQRQRGLADQLRDQQLAPLPGEGTAEGDAALEALERAQRAMEDAAEALEQGESGEALNRQADAMEAMRDGLRAMNEAATQNQRDQQQGEQGTEQGGDGGRDPLGRDRNQGGDVGTDQDMLQGGDTYRRAQDLLEELRRRSAERDRPEAELDYLRRLLDRF; this comes from the coding sequence ATGTTCCACCGGAAGAAATCAGACGCACCACCTGCCCTGAACCGCGCGCTGCGCGGGACACTGGCAGGGATGTGGGTGGAACGGTTGGTGCGCGCATTCTGGCCCTTCAGCAGCCTTTTGCTGCTTGCCGCCGCAGCCCTTGGGTTCGGGGCGCAGGACCATCTGCCGCTGCTTTGGGCAAATATTGCCGCGATCATGCTTCTGGTGGCGTTGCTTGGGGCATTGCTGGTCGGGGCGTGGCGCTTGCGCGTGCCGTTTCCCGCTGATGCCGCGCGCCGTCTGGATCAGGCGCTGCCGGGCCGTCCGCTGTCCGCGCTGTCCGATCAACAGGCCATTGGCGCGCAAGATGCGGCGTCGACGCGGGTTTGGGCCGTGCATATGGCGCGGATGCAGGCGCGTCTGGCGCATGTTGATGCGGTGCGCGCCGATCTGCGGCTGTCGCGGTTTGACCGTTTCGGCCTGCGTTACATCGCGTTGACGGCATTTGCCGTATCGTTGTTGTTTGGTGCCCCCACCCGCGTTGGCGAGATATCGGAGCTTGCGCAGATACCGGGCCGCGCCGAGGCGGTGGCCCTTGGCCCGTCATGGGAAGCGTGGGTGCAGCCGCCCGCCTATACCGGACGGCCCAGCCTGTATTTGAACGAAGTGGACCGCGCCCGTCTGGAACTGCCGCAAGGCAGCCGCGTGACCGTGCGGTTCTATGGCCAGCAGGGCATCATGTCCGTGCATGAAAGCCTGTCGGACAGGCAAGACCCCGACACCACCGACATGGCACAGGATTTCGAAATCGACAGTTCCGGCAGGCTTAGCATTCGCGGCCCCGGCGGGCGCGATTGGGAAGTGGCCGCGCTGGCCGACCAACCGCCGACAGTCGCACTGGATGGCGCAGCGCAGCGCGAACGTGGCGGGCTGATGCGGCAGGATTTTACCGCCGCTGATGATTATGGCGTGGTCGAGGGGCGTGTGCATATTGATCTGGATCTGGCGAATGTGTCGCGTGATTTCGGCCTTGCTGTGCCGCCAGAACCGCGTGCGGCACTGTCCGTGGCGCTGCCTTTGCCCGTTTCAGGGTCGCGGACCGAATTTTCCGATGCCTTTATCGAGGATTTTTCCCAGCACCCATGGGCTAATATGCCCGTGACCGTGGCCCTTCAGGTTGAAGATGCGCGCGGCCAGCAGGGCCACAGCCAGACGATGGAAATGACACTTCCGGGCAGGCGTTTTTTCGACCCTATGGCGGCGGCAATCATCGAATTGCGGCGCGATTTGCTGTGGTCGGGCGAAAATGCCACGCGTGCGGGCCAGTTGATGCGCGCCATTGGCCACCACCCGCAAGATGCCTTTCGCGGGGTCGAGGCACGGATCAGGTTTACCGAAACCCGCGATCTGTTGCTGGCCAGTCTGGATGACGGGGGCCTTGATGGCGCCACCCGTGATGATCTGGCGCAGCGCATGTGGGATCTGGCCGTGTTGCTGGAAGAAGGCGAACTGGCCGATGCCCGCGAAAGGTTGCAGCGCGCGCAGGAACGGCTGGACGAGGCCGTGCGCAGCGGCGCGGACCCGTCCGAAGTGGCCGAGTTGATGGATGAATTGCGCGAAGCCATGCGCGATTATATGCGCCAGTTGGCCGAGCAGCCCCGCGAACGCGGCGAAGCGCCCCCCGATGGCGAAAGCATGGAAATTACCCAAGACCAGATTCAACAGCTTCTGGACCGCATACAGGAGTTGATGGAAGAAGGCCGCATGGACGAAGCCGCCCAGTTGCTGGCCCAGTTGCAGGCGTTGCTGGAAAACCTGCAAATGGCCGAAGGGCAGGGCGGCGAGGGTATGCCCGGAAATGAAGCCATGGAAGGGCTGGGCGATGCGCTGCGCGACCAGCAGGACCTGGCGGATGACACGTTCAATGACCTGCAAGACCAGTTCCGCAATGGCGATGATGATCTTGCGCCTGATGGCGCGCCGTCCACTGACGAACTGGCGCAGCGTCAGCGCGGTTTGGCTGATCAGCTGCGCGACCAGCAGTTGGCCCCGCTGCCGGGAGAAGGCACCGCCGAGGGCGACGCCGCGCTGGAAGCGCTGGAACGCGCGCAGCGTGCCATGGAAGATGCCGCCGAGGCACTGGAACAAGGCGAAAGCGGAGAAGCCCTGAACCGGCAGGCAGATGCCATGGAGGCCATGCGCGACGGCCTGCGCGCCATGAACGAGGCCGCCACCCAGAACCAGCGTGACCAGCAACAAGGCGAACAGGGCACTGAGCAAGGCGGCGATGGCGGGCGTGACCCGTTGGGCCGTGACCGCAACCAAGGCGGCGATGTGGGCACCGATCAGGACATGCTGCAAGGTGGGGACACCTATCGCCGTGCGCAGGACCTGCTGGAAGAATTGCGCCGCCGCTCGGCCGAGCGGGACCGGCCAGAAGCGGAACTGGATTACCTGCGCCGCCTGCTGGACCGTTTCTGA
- the argH gene encoding argininosuccinate lyase — MSESSANSMWGGRFAAGPHAIMEAINASIGFDQRMAQQDITGSRAHAAMLAATGIIAQRDAQAIDQGLTQVLAEIEGGTFAFSAALEDIHMNVEARLSDIIGTPAGRLHTARSRNDQVALDFRMWVRDQCDAAIAGLDALMRAFLAQAEAGADWVMPGFTHLQTAQPVTWGHHMMAYVEMLARDKGRFQDARARMNECPLGAAALAGTSFPIDRQMTAQTLGFDRPTANSLDTVSDRDFALEFLSAASICAMHLSRFAEELVIWSSAQFRFVRMSDQFSTGSSIMPQKRNPDAAELLRAKLGRILGATVALFTVMKGLPLAYSKDMQEDKEQVFDAADTLMLGLAAMEGMVRDLTANRAILEAAAASGFSTATDLADWLVRELNLPFREAHHVTGSLVKLAEDKGCDLPDLTLEDMQNVHGQITQAVYSVLGVQNSVNSRTSYGGTAPANVRDQIARWKGVLE; from the coding sequence ATGAGCGAATCTTCGGCAAACTCGATGTGGGGCGGGCGTTTTGCAGCAGGGCCACATGCGATAATGGAGGCGATCAACGCCTCTATCGGTTTTGATCAGCGCATGGCGCAGCAAGACATAACCGGATCACGCGCGCATGCGGCCATGCTGGCGGCAACGGGTATTATTGCGCAGCGCGATGCGCAGGCCATCGATCAGGGGCTGACACAGGTGCTGGCTGAGATTGAGGGCGGCACTTTCGCATTTTCGGCCGCACTTGAAGATATTCACATGAATGTCGAGGCCCGCCTGTCCGACATCATCGGCACGCCAGCGGGGCGTTTGCACACGGCCCGGTCGCGCAATGATCAGGTCGCGCTGGATTTCCGCATGTGGGTGCGCGACCAGTGCGACGCGGCGATTGCCGGACTGGATGCGCTGATGCGCGCGTTTCTGGCGCAGGCCGAAGCGGGCGCAGATTGGGTTATGCCCGGTTTCACCCATCTGCAAACCGCACAACCCGTCACATGGGGTCACCATATGATGGCCTATGTGGAAATGCTGGCCCGCGACAAGGGCCGCTTTCAGGATGCGCGCGCGCGTATGAATGAATGCCCCCTTGGGGCGGCGGCGCTGGCGGGCACGTCGTTCCCCATCGACCGGCAGATGACCGCGCAAACCCTGGGCTTCGACCGGCCCACGGCAAATTCCCTTGATACTGTGTCGGACCGCGATTTCGCGCTGGAATTCCTGTCTGCGGCCAGCATCTGCGCGATGCATCTGTCCCGCTTCGCCGAAGAACTGGTGATCTGGTCCTCTGCGCAATTCCGCTTTGTGCGCATGTCCGACCAGTTTTCCACCGGCTCCAGCATCATGCCGCAAAAGCGTAATCCCGATGCCGCCGAATTGCTGCGCGCCAAACTGGGGCGCATCCTTGGCGCGACGGTGGCACTGTTCACGGTCATGAAGGGGCTGCCGCTGGCCTATTCCAAGGACATGCAGGAAGACAAGGAACAGGTCTTTGATGCCGCCGACACGCTGATGCTGGGCCTTGCCGCAATGGAAGGCATGGTGCGCGACCTGACGGCCAACCGCGCCATACTGGAAGCAGCGGCAGCGTCCGGTTTCTCGACCGCGACCGATCTGGCCGACTGGCTGGTGCGCGAATTGAACCTGCCCTTCCGCGAGGCGCACCATGTTACAGGCTCCCTTGTCAAACTGGCCGAGGATAAGGGCTGCGACCTGCCCGACCTGACGCTGGAGGACATGCAGAATGTGCATGGTCAAATCACGCAAGCGGTCTATTCTGTTTTGGGTGTGCAGAATTCGGTCAACAGCCGCACCAGCTATGGCGGCACGGCCCCTGCAAATGTCCGCGACCAGATCGCGCGCTGGAAAGGAGTGTTGGAATGA
- a CDS encoding DUF2834 domain-containing protein, whose amino-acid sequence MTPLRMLYLALAIWGTIHPMYWFITWFVQNEWSLMAMVDAWHVNAATSGLVWDLTIAAVALTLFVLVESWQRRRLIGLLAIPATFCIGVSCGVPLYLFLRSRPD is encoded by the coding sequence ATGACACCTTTGCGCATGCTCTATCTGGCCTTGGCCATCTGGGGCACGATCCATCCGATGTATTGGTTCATCACGTGGTTTGTGCAGAATGAATGGTCGCTTATGGCCATGGTGGATGCATGGCATGTCAATGCCGCCACCAGCGGGCTGGTCTGGGATCTGACGATTGCGGCGGTGGCGCTGACGCTGTTTGTGCTTGTGGAAAGCTGGCAGCGCCGGCGGCTCATCGGGCTTCTGGCGATCCCTGCAACATTTTGCATCGGGGTGTCTTGTGGTGTGCCGCTCTATCTGTTCCTGCGCTCGCGACCGGATTGA
- the rpmE gene encoding 50S ribosomal protein L31: protein MKADTHPEYHMINVKMTDGTIVQMKSTWGAEGDTLSLDIDPSVHPAWTGGSSRLMDAGGRVSKFKNKYAGLGF from the coding sequence ATGAAAGCCGATACCCACCCCGAATATCACATGATCAATGTGAAAATGACCGATGGCACCATCGTTCAGATGAAATCGACATGGGGCGCCGAAGGCGACACCCTGTCGCTGGATATCGACCCCTCCGTGCACCCCGCATGGACAGGTGGTTCGTCGCGTCTGATGGATGCCGGCGGCCGTGTGTCGAAGTTCAAGAACAAATATGCAGGTCTGGGTTTCTGA
- the rplS gene encoding 50S ribosomal protein L19 encodes MNLIAQIEAEQIAELGKEIPDFKAGDTIRVGYKVTEGTRSRVQNFEGVCIARKGGAGIAASFTVRKISFGEGVERVFPLYSTNIDSIAVVRRGRVRRAKLYYLRDRRGKSARIAEKSNYRPMDAKA; translated from the coding sequence ATGAACCTTATCGCACAGATCGAAGCCGAGCAGATTGCAGAGCTTGGCAAGGAAATTCCGGATTTCAAAGCGGGTGACACCATCCGCGTTGGCTACAAAGTGACCGAAGGCACACGCTCGCGCGTGCAGAACTTCGAAGGTGTGTGCATTGCCCGTAAGGGCGGCGCAGGTATCGCTGCGTCCTTCACTGTGCGCAAGATTTCGTTTGGCGAGGGTGTGGAACGTGTATTCCCCCTCTATTCCACGAATATCGACAGCATTGCCGTTGTGCGCCGTGGCCGTGTGCGCCGCGCCAAGCTGTATTATCTGCGTGACCGTCGCGGCAAATCGGCCCGCATCGCAGAAAAGTCCAACTACCGTCCAATGGACGCAAAAGCTTAA